CGACGCCGCGACGGCGACGCCGCAAGCGATGGCGACGAGACGCACGGGTTCCTGTCGAGACGGCGTTATTGTGGGCTGATCTTGGGAAGCGAGTTCTTATCCGTGCTGGCGGAGGACGTCCCCGCGGCCACGCCGCCCGCCACGGCGCCAGCGGCGACGCCCACAACCGGGATGGCCGCGCCGGCGAGCAGGCCTCCACCCGGCGCCCCACCCGACGAGATCGGCGGGCATTTCGCCGGATCGCGCTCGCTCTCGTCCTTGTCGCACTCCGCGCCGCTGGAGGCCGCCGCGGCCTCGGGATGCGAGGAGACGCGCGCGACGCAGAGCCGGCCGTCCCTACGCTCGAGCGTCAGCAGCGAGCCCGCGTCGGCCCGAACGAGCAGCGCTGCGGAGCCGAAGAGGCTGGCCGAGCCGCTGCGAATCAGCAGGCGGTCGCCGGCGAGGATCTGCGCGCCGTCGTGAATTTCGGAGAAGGACCCGCCGCGCGACATCAGCGCGACGCCCTTCGGCATCGAGAGCCGCGCGGAATCGGCGTCGGCGCAAATCGCGCGGGACTCCGGCGCCGCCCCGGCGGCGGTCGCCGCGGCCACGCTGAAAGCCATGACAAAAATGACGAATCTCATTGCGGCTCGGCTCTCTTCTGGCGAGGCGTCAGGGCGGCGTCTCGGCGCAATCGCGATAAACAATGTGCTTCACAAAAAGCATAGCATGAGCGCGACCTCCTCGAAACATCGGATGCGCGGTTTCGAGCCTTCGGAGAGACTTCGCCGCGGCTGTTGCGCGACCCTCCCCAGCCGAGCTAAAGTCCAAAAGAGTGATTCGGGGCGGCAAAGCGTTTTTTTCAGCGATTCGGGGCGCGGATGATCAGGCTGGCGGGGATGCTCTTTCTGTGCGCGGCTATCGCGTCGCCCGCTGTCGCGGCGACGAAGATCGGGCGCGCGTCGTCGATCGAGAAGGATGTGCGAGGCGACACGGGCGCCGGCGCGCGCAAGCTGGCAGTGGGCGAGCCGGTCCACGCCGACGAGGTCCTGACCACGGCGTCGGCGAGCCGCGGCAAATTCGTCTTCGACGACCGCGCCGATCTGGCGATGGGCCCCTCCTCGCGCGTAAAGCTCGACAGTTTCGTCTATTCAGGCGGCTCCAAGGGCGTCGTCTTCAACGCGGCCAAAGGCGCCTTCCGTTTCGTCAGCTCGCCCAAGGGCGGGCACGACTATGACGTCCGCACGCCGACGGCGACGATCGGCGTGCGCGGCACGCGCTTCGCCGTGCGCGTCCTCGGCGGCCGCACCGACGCCGTGCTCTATGGCGGCGTGATCGAGGTCTGCAGCATCGCCTCCGGCCAGTGCCGCACGCTCGATTCGTCCTGCACCTTCGTCACCGTCACGCCTTCTGGCGTCACCACGCCCAAGCAGGTCGGCAAGACCGACTGGAGCTTCGATTCGACCTGCCGCGGCCCCGGCCGCCGCAGCGACAACGCGCCGCCGGCCAATGCGCCGCCGGCCGGCCCCGGCGCGCCGGGCGGCGATGAGCCGCCGACGCTTCCGCCCTTCGAAGGCGGCGGGCCCTCTTTCGGCGTCCTCGTCGGAACGGCGGTCGGCGACGGCGCGTTCGCCGACCCGGTTCCGATGCAGGGGGCCGGATTCCTCGGCGGCTTGCGCCTCGGCTATGACTTCAAGCTCACGCCTCGGTTCCTCGTCGGCTTCGAGACCGATTCGCAATATCGCAGCGATCTCGGCGGCGGCTCCAATTCCCATGGCTCGATCTCGGGCGTGCGCGGCGGCTATCTCGGCACGTTCCGCGGGCGGCTCGGCTATGTCATCGACCGCTGGACGGTCTATGGCACGGGCGGCCTCGCCTATGGCCACATTCTCGCGCCGAGAACCTTCTCTGGCTCCAACCTCATCAATTCCATCCCCACGACCGGCGTGAGCCAGAGCTATCAGCTCGTGCCCGGGTGGACGGTCGGAGCCGGCGTGCAATTCGCGCTGGCGCCGGGGCTCTCGCTGCGCGCGGAATATCTCTACACTCAGCTCCAGCACAGCAACCCGACCTATATGACGAGCGTCTCGCCCTATCCGGTGACCGTCTGCACCAAGAGCGCGATGCATGGAGTTCGCGTCGGCGTCGACTTTTCTCCGATCGGACTGCTGATGGGCGCCTCGCGCTGACGAGATATCCCCGGTCGGCTTGCCCGGAGCGATTGCCGTCGCTCATGGGCAAGCCTATAAATTCTAGGCGCGCCGCCGATCCTGCGGTGCGCGTTTCCGATTTCAGGCCCAGCAAATCGAGACGAAATGCCCTGGAGCAATCAAGGCGGGCCGCGCAAGCCCAACGATAACGGCCCCTGGGGCCAGCAGAATCCGTGGGGCGCCGGCGGCGGCCCGCCTCCCGATCTCGAAGAGCTGCTGCGCCGTAGCCAGGAAGGGCTGCGGCAGATTCTTCCGTCCGGTTTCGGCGGGCGCGGCGTCGCCATCCTCACTCTGCTGACCCTGCTCGCCTGGCTCGCCAGCGGCTTCTACACGGTGGGCCCGAACGAGGTCGGGCTCAACATGATCTTCGGCAAATATCGCGGCAAGACGCAGGCCGGCCTCAATTATAATCTGCCGTCGCCAGTCGGCTCCGTCGTGAAGCTCGCGGTCACCGACCGCAACGCCGTCGACATCGGCTTTCGCGAGCAGCCCGCGACGCGGCGCGGCGGTCCCCAGACTCCCGACGCGCCCGAAGAGAGCCTGATGCTCACAGGCGACGAGAACATCGCGGATGTGAAGTTCCGCGTGTTCTGGCAGATCGACCCGGCGAAGCCGGAAGATTTCGCCTTCAACGTCGCCGATCCGCCGGCGACCGTGAAGGCGGTGGCCGAGAGCGCCATGCGCGAGATCGTCGGCCAGTCGCAGATCCAGAAAATTCTCACCGCCGACCGCAAGCTGATCGAGCCGGCCTGTCAGCAGCTGATGCAGAAGGTGCTCGACGAGTATCACAGCGGCGTGCTGGTGCTGCAGGTGCTGCTGCTGTCGGTCGATCCGCCCGCCTCGGTGATCGCCGCCTTCCGCGACGTGACCGCCGCGCAGCAGGATTTGCAGCGCCTCGGCAATGAGGCGGAAGCCTACGCCAATCGGGTGGTGCCGGAGGCGCGCGGCGCCTCCGCGCGCATTCTGCAGGAGTCAGAAGCCTATCGCGAGCAGGTCGTCGCCGAAGCGCGCGGCCAAGCCTCGCGCTTCGACCAGATTTATGCGGAATATAAGAAAGCGCCCACGATCACCCGGCAGCGTCTCTACATCGAGACGATGGAACGCGTGCTCGGCGGCGCCGACAAGGTGATCCTCGACGAAACGGCCTCGGGCGCGACCAGCGCCGGGGTCGTCCCCTATCTGCCGCTGCCCGGCTTGAGCAACCAGGGAGGCCGGAAATGAGAGCCGTGTCCTTTCTCCTCGCCATTGTCGCGCTGATCGCGCTGATCGCCGTCGGCGGGGCGCTGTTCACCGTCTCGCAGACGGAGCAGGCGCTGGTGCTGCGCTTCGGCGAGCCTGTCGTCGGCCGCGGCCTCGTGACCGAGCCGGGGCTGCACTACAAGCTCCCGATCGTCGAGAACGTCATCTATCTCGACAATCGTATCCTCGACGTCGAGAG
The sequence above is a segment of the Methylosinus trichosporium OB3b genome. Coding sequences within it:
- a CDS encoding FecR domain-containing protein, which codes for MLFLCAAIASPAVAATKIGRASSIEKDVRGDTGAGARKLAVGEPVHADEVLTTASASRGKFVFDDRADLAMGPSSRVKLDSFVYSGGSKGVVFNAAKGAFRFVSSPKGGHDYDVRTPTATIGVRGTRFAVRVLGGRTDAVLYGGVIEVCSIASGQCRTLDSSCTFVTVTPSGVTTPKQVGKTDWSFDSTCRGPGRRSDNAPPANAPPAGPGAPGGDEPPTLPPFEGGGPSFGVLVGTAVGDGAFADPVPMQGAGFLGGLRLGYDFKLTPRFLVGFETDSQYRSDLGGGSNSHGSISGVRGGYLGTFRGRLGYVIDRWTVYGTGGLAYGHILAPRTFSGSNLINSIPTTGVSQSYQLVPGWTVGAGVQFALAPGLSLRAEYLYTQLQHSNPTYMTSVSPYPVTVCTKSAMHGVRVGVDFSPIGLLMGASR
- the hflK gene encoding FtsH protease activity modulator HflK, yielding MPWSNQGGPRKPNDNGPWGQQNPWGAGGGPPPDLEELLRRSQEGLRQILPSGFGGRGVAILTLLTLLAWLASGFYTVGPNEVGLNMIFGKYRGKTQAGLNYNLPSPVGSVVKLAVTDRNAVDIGFREQPATRRGGPQTPDAPEESLMLTGDENIADVKFRVFWQIDPAKPEDFAFNVADPPATVKAVAESAMREIVGQSQIQKILTADRKLIEPACQQLMQKVLDEYHSGVLVLQVLLLSVDPPASVIAAFRDVTAAQQDLQRLGNEAEAYANRVVPEARGASARILQESEAYREQVVAEARGQASRFDQIYAEYKKAPTITRQRLYIETMERVLGGADKVILDETASGATSAGVVPYLPLPGLSNQGGRK